A single region of the Lotus japonicus ecotype B-129 chromosome 4, LjGifu_v1.2 genome encodes:
- the LOC130713193 gene encoding uncharacterized protein LOC130713193 — MAIKLDMNKAYDRMEWDFLEACLEAYGFNGKWIHRIMKCVKGASYRFKINGEMSTKIFVETPRHFEDEHLGLSPETITHAIFHCPWTRPVWFASQLQINHDSNNFQCFGDWILLMEDSLKNQADFHAMGLRIIALTTWAIWKERSECIFQGRPPNPCATVAKLSSSILEDYEGSIQVQDQASNAIRGQQSNRRSHWIAPPQGRVKINVDAAFNKTTCRGAVAAICRDETGAQLMSHSRGIHAPSPLVAEAIAIREALTLILNLGLDHAQVESDNKEIISLIKNGKSRWEISLILQDIHSLRSGAGGVNFIWTPREGNSHAHDLAQSKARSLIFVN; from the exons ATGGCCATTAAACTTGATATGAACAAAGCCTATGACCGCATGGAGTGGGATTTCTTAGAAGCCTGCCTAGAGGCTTATGGGTTCAATGGGAAATGGATCCACAGAATTATGAAGTGCGTGAAGGGGGCGTCATATAGATTCAAGATCAATGGGGAGATGAGCACCAAG ATTTTCGTGGAGACGCCCCGGCATTTTGAGGATGAGCATTTGGGACTCTCCCCTGAAACTATAACTCATGCCATTTTCCATTGCCCCTGGACTAGGCCCGTTTGGTTCGCGTCCCAACTACAAATTAACCATGATTCAAATAACTTCCAGTGTTTTGGAGACTGGATATTACTGATGGAAGATTCTCTGAAAAACCAGGCTGATTTCCATGCTATGGGGCTTAGGatcatagctcttaccacttgggCAATTTGGAAGGAAAGAAGTGAATGCATTTTCCAAGGGAGGCCTCCAAATCCCTGTGCTACAGTAGCCAAGTTGAGCAGTTCAATTCTGGAAGATTATGAGGGAAGCATTCAAGTCCAGGATCAGGCTTCTAATGCAATTAGGGGGCAACAATCTAACAGAAGGTCTCACTGGATTGCACCTCCGCAAGGAAGAGTGAAGATTAATGTGGATGCGGCTTTTAATAAGACTACTTGCAGAGGAGCGGTAGCAGCAATATGCAGAGACGAGACTGGAGCCCAATTGATGAGCCATTCCCGGGGCATTCATGCCCCTTCCCCTTTAGTGGCGGAGGCGATAGCAATTAGAGAGGCCCTCACCCTCATCCTCAACCTGGGATTAGACCATGCACAAGTGGAATCTGACAACAAAGAAATTATTTCCCTCATCAAGAATGGAAAATCGAGGTGGGAGATTTCCCTGATTCTGCAGGATATCCACTCTCTTCGCTCAGGAGCCGGTGGTGTCAACTTCATTTGGACTCCGCGGGAAGGCAATAGCCATGCGCATGATCTTGCTCAAAGCAAAGCGCGTAGCCTTATTTTCGTCAATTAG
- the LOC130714563 gene encoding RING-H2 finger protein ATL13: MGRNFTQQGDTFLPPSEQPPFFLPQSQPSPPTTTVRSDSSSSFSFNDKALKVSPSILLIIIILAIVFFISGLLHLLVRFLWRPPSRETDDLDSVTALQGQLQQLFHLHDAGVDQSFIDTLPVFPFKAIIGLKNPFDCAVCLCEFEPEDKLRLLPKCSHAFHMECIDTWLLSHSTCPLCRASLLPEFSANNNRSPIVLVLESGSDSSREIVPEGGGAIGRTSSVMTTHSRLGCCGESEFGSTRVDLPRKSGELAVIESPDSNVAVAGDDGVEKVVTVKLGKYRNVDGGEGGDGEGSSTKNVDARRCFSMGSFAYVMDESSSLQVPIKKTPIKPQSNKKLVLPLTPGHKLAMSECDCESRRDFKFSGLHATRVDQNLAGASSACSGNGAAIGKSRKESFSISKIWLRGKKDRANSAADSSRRSVSFRFPAPRNAASVGDADDLKARRNKFDTRSVISEMDFGKWENGGGGGGGGSEFGYDEENQSCYSMDSQARAPSFARRTLLWLTGRQNKVVHSSPTPSNL; encoded by the coding sequence ATGGGTAGAAATTTCACTCAACAAGGAGACACCTTTCTACCTCCGTCAGAACAACCGCCATTTTTTCTCCCTCAATCTCAACCttcaccacccaccaccaccgttcgatctgacagcagcagcagtttCAGTTTCAACGACAAGGCCTTGAAGGTTAGTCCCAGCAtactcctcatcatcatcattctcgCCATCGTTTTCTTCATCTCCGGTTTGCTCCACCTCCTCGTTAGATTCCTCTGGCGGCCACCGAGCAGAGAAACCGATGATTTGGACAGTGTCACCGCCCTTCAAGGCCAGTTACAGCAACTCTTCCACCTCCATGATGCTGGTGTTGACCAGTCTTTCATTGACACCCTCCCTGTTTTCCCTTTCAAAGCTATCATTGGGTTGAAGAACCCTTTTGACTGTGCTGTTTGTTTGTGTGAATTTGAACCAGAAGACAAGCTTAGATTGTTGCCGAAATGTAGCCATGCCTTTCACATGGAGTGTATTGACACATGGTTGTTGTCACATTCTACTTGTCCTCTTTGTAGAGCGAGTTTGCTACCTGAATTCTCTGCAAACAATAACCGTTCCCCCATTGTTCTTGTTCTGGAATCTGGGAGTGATAGCTCAAGGGAGATTGTCCCTGAGGGTGGTGGTGCTATTGGAAGGACTAGTTCAGTTATGACTACACATTCTCGCCTTGGTTGCTGCGGTGAGAGCGAATTCGGATCAACGCGTGTCGATTTACCTCGCAAATCGGGTGAATTAGCTGTAATTGAGAGTCCTGATTCAAATGTTGCAGTTGCAGGGGATGATGGTGTGGAGAAAGTGGTTACTGTGAAGCTGGGGAAGTACAGGAATGTGGATGGTGGTGAGGGAGGGGATGGTGAAGGAAGTAGCACTAAAAATGTAGATGCTAGAAGGTGTTTTTCTATGGGGTCTTTTGCTTATGTTATGGATGAGAGTTCCTCATTGCAGGTACCTATTAAGAAAACCCCAATCAAGCCACAGTCAAATAAGAAGCTTGTTTTGCCTTTGACCCCAGGACACAAGCTTGCAATGTCAGAATGTGATTGTGAATCCAGGAGAGACTTCAAATTCTCAGGCTTGCATGCAACTAGAGTTGATCAGAATCTTGCTGGGGCTTCAAGTGCTTGTAGTGGAAATGGTGCTGCTATTGGAAAGAGCAGAAAGGAAAGTTTTTCTATATCAAAGATTTGGCTCAGGGGGAAGAAGGATAGGGCGAATTCGGCGGCGGATTCGTCGAGAAGGTCTGTTTCATTCAGGTTCCCGGCACCGCGCAATGCCGCTTCTGTCGGTGATGCAGATGATTTGAAGGCTAGGAGAAACAAATTTGACACAAGGAGTGTTATTTCTGAGATGGATTTTGGGAAATGGGAgaatggaggaggaggaggaggaggaggaagtgagtTTGGCTATGATGAAGAAAACCAGAGCTGCTATAGTATGGATTCTCAAGCTAGGGCACCTTCTTTTGCTAGAAGGACTTTGCTTTGGCTTACTGGAAGACAGAATAAGGTTGTTCACTCATCCCCTACTCCTTCCAACCTCTAG
- the LOC130710144 gene encoding RING-H2 finger protein ATL56-like, whose translation MPPPHQHGTTTGDLDSPPHPKPNPPNLLSLFLKPIIMLLLTSLFFLFLGFAAFLLLHLFLLGGALHRLRFRPGASRFPNTFLPRDINKLPHFRVSKGSPAAPGLDSHCVVCLDGFRNGQWCRKLPGCSHVFHRRCVDAWLVKVAACPTCRTPVRLNADSATVQSHPSSSTQFVTCPSNPIL comes from the coding sequence ATGCCTCCTCCTCATCAACATGGTACCACCACTGGGGATCTCGATTCCCCTCCACACCCCAAACCAAACCCACCTAACCTCCTCTCCCTCTTCCTCAAACCCATCATCATGCTCCTCCTCACctccctcttcttcctcttcctcggttTCGCCgccttcctcctcctccacctcttccTCCTCGGCGGCGCTCTCCACCGCCTCCGCTTCCGCCCCGGCGCCTCCCGCTTCCCCAACACCTTCCTCCCCCGCGACATCAACAAACTCCCCCATTTTCGCGTCTCAAAGGGTTCCCCCGCCGCACCCGGACTCGATTCCCATTGCGTCGTCTGCTTAGACGGCTTCCGCAACGGCCAGTGGTGCAGGAAGCTCCCCGGTTGCTCTCATGTCTTCCACCGCCGCTGCGTCGACGCGTGGCTTGTCAAGGTCGCCGCTTGCCCCACGTGCAGGACACCTGTTCGATTAAATGCCGATTCCGCCACGGTTCAATCGCACCCTTCTAGTTCTACTCAATTTGTTACTTGCCCATCTAACCCCATTTTATAA